The nucleotide sequence GCAAATGCGCGCATTGCACTCGCGCGCGCTTCGACGAACGCTTCCCCGAACGTTTCCCCGGCATCGCCATCGTGGAGGTCGCGGACCTCGGCTACGGGCTGAATATTTCGTTCTCGGATGGACACAATCGGGGCATCTACCCCAAAAGCTATTTGGCCAACTTGGCTGAGCCTTGATTTTATTTGGGTTTTTCGCCCGCGTCT is from Bradyrhizobium sp. AZCC 2176 and encodes:
- a CDS encoding gamma-butyrobetaine hydroxylase-like domain-containing protein; translation: MLMSPPIAVEGPSCEVSADLASISVIANGGLWVTVTAEKLRLSCKCAHCTRARFDERFPERFPGIAIVEVADLGYGLNISFSDGHNRGIYPKSYLANLAEP